One window from the genome of Brachyspira hampsonii encodes:
- the argF gene encoding ornithine carbamoyltransferase: protein MKKVNLSGRHFINLEDFTSEELSALIDYTFELKSKVRNREEIDIMKNRTMVMYFSKPSLRTRLSFEIGMKKLGGDAFVLKQDEIILGQRESIEDSSNVISRYCDLIMIRTFAHSDVEDFAKYSKVPVINALTDLSHPCQVMADLFTMKEHFGKLKGLTLSYIGDGNNVCNSLLTGCTSLGVNIKVGVPKGYEPDAKTTEIAKKIAKENGCTVDIINDVKEAVSGSDVVYTDVWASMGQESEKEKRLNVFKGFTLTKELFALANKGAIALHCLPAHKGEEISEEVFNMNSQYIYEEAENRMHAQMAIMSSIVKE from the coding sequence ATGAAAAAAGTTAATTTATCTGGAAGACATTTTATTAATTTGGAAGATTTTACAAGCGAAGAATTATCAGCATTGATTGATTATACCTTCGAGTTAAAATCAAAAGTTAGGAATAGAGAAGAAATAGATATAATGAAAAATAGGACTATGGTGATGTATTTTTCAAAACCTAGTTTGAGGACTCGTTTAAGTTTTGAAATAGGAATGAAAAAATTAGGCGGAGATGCTTTTGTATTAAAACAAGATGAGATTATATTAGGGCAGAGAGAAAGTATAGAAGATAGTTCTAATGTTATTTCAAGATACTGTGATTTGATTATGATTAGAACTTTTGCTCATAGCGATGTTGAGGATTTTGCTAAATATTCAAAGGTTCCTGTTATAAATGCTTTGACAGATCTTTCGCATCCTTGTCAGGTTATGGCGGATTTATTTACTATGAAAGAGCATTTCGGTAAATTGAAAGGTTTAACATTATCATATATAGGCGACGGAAATAATGTATGCAATAGTCTTTTAACAGGCTGTACATCTTTAGGTGTTAATATAAAAGTAGGAGTTCCTAAGGGTTATGAGCCTGATGCTAAAACTACAGAAATAGCTAAAAAAATAGCTAAAGAAAATGGCTGCACAGTTGATATTATTAATGATGTAAAAGAGGCTGTAAGTGGCAGCGATGTAGTTTATACTGATGTATGGGCTTCTATGGGGCAGGAGAGTGAAAAAGAAAAAAGACTTAATGTATTTAAAGGTTTTACTCTCACTAAAGAATTATTTGCTCTTGCTAATAAAGGTGCTATAGCTTTACATTGTTTGCCTGCTCATAAAGGCGAGGAGATTAGCGAAGAAGTATTCAATATGAATTCTCAGTATATTTATGAAGAGGCAGAAAACAGAATGCATGCACAAATGGCTATAATGAGCAGTATAGTAAAAGAATAA
- the flgN gene encoding flagellar export chaperone FlgN gives MFNLYEELTKIEILLSKEIEVYKIILEDEEKKVNSIINTRLQDIHLYCDHQNEKMTEANELRKMRENIIDLIVLNKFPHLSETATLSDIIRRIPLNKTARISALRLELVTLMARLKHLNKLAPKLFDEALDLFANMKEVLNESKKVGYNNKGKEHVVNRKLSVLVNKQV, from the coding sequence ATGTTTAACTTATACGAAGAGCTTACAAAAATCGAAATACTTTTATCAAAAGAGATAGAAGTATATAAAATAATATTAGAAGATGAAGAGAAAAAAGTTAATTCTATAATCAATACAAGATTACAGGATATACATTTATACTGTGATCATCAGAATGAAAAAATGACAGAAGCTAATGAGCTTAGAAAAATGAGAGAAAATATAATAGATTTAATAGTATTGAATAAGTTCCCTCATTTATCAGAAACAGCAACATTATCTGATATTATTAGAAGAATACCATTGAATAAAACAGCTAGAATATCAGCACTTCGTCTTGAATTAGTTACTCTAATGGCTAGATTAAAACATCTTAATAAATTAGCTCCTAAACTTTTTGATGAGGCTTTAGATTTGTTTGCAAATATGAAAGAAGTTCTAAATGAAAGCAAAAAAGTGGGCTATAACAATAAAGGAAAAGAGCATGTTGTTAATAGGAAATTATCAGTATTAGTAAATAAGCAAGTTTAA
- a CDS encoding M15 family metallopeptidase, whose amino-acid sequence MTILQYVLVIATILIVLALISFIIKAGAKYKVFTIALMTIIVSSISAVGIIYINNTKDIMSSSDIKQIQIEKEKKRIRKDIIIRPGAIETIALHLAYSNRISPPIIKNRELGFYLDGIWFNWANGKLLTDEDMTNQDNYIPFGFYSYTVDGMPEVQKETPERTKELQEYYKKRVNNTKYINNKFLDTLYDGTSERSMVKHISTKSILGYKVRVHDYVYEPLSNVSVEVKLIAQTNQEVANFLDSLKIVSGYVWKIISKSASRSYHSYGVAFDTLPKKNNGKQIYWAWTRVNNKAWYAVPYNKRWHPPKEVVKVFEKYGFIWGGKWHNYDTIHFEYRPELIIYNKIKNDEDATYELIEKYGIF is encoded by the coding sequence ATGACCATTTTACAATATGTTTTAGTAATAGCAACTATACTAATAGTACTGGCCTTGATAAGTTTCATAATAAAAGCCGGAGCTAAATATAAAGTATTTACAATAGCACTTATGACAATAATTGTTTCCTCTATATCAGCTGTAGGAATAATATATATAAATAACACCAAAGATATAATGTCTAGTTCTGATATTAAACAAATTCAGATTGAAAAAGAGAAAAAGAGAATTAGAAAAGATATAATAATAAGACCCGGAGCAATAGAAACTATAGCACTGCATTTAGCATATTCAAATAGAATATCGCCTCCAATTATAAAAAATAGAGAATTAGGATTTTATTTAGACGGAATATGGTTTAATTGGGCTAATGGAAAACTTCTAACTGATGAAGATATGACCAATCAAGATAATTATATACCTTTCGGATTCTACTCTTATACTGTAGACGGAATGCCTGAGGTGCAGAAGGAAACTCCTGAAAGAACTAAAGAGCTTCAGGAATACTATAAAAAAAGGGTAAATAATACTAAATATATAAATAACAAATTCTTAGATACTCTTTATGACGGAACTAGTGAAAGGAGTATGGTAAAACATATAAGTACAAAAAGTATATTAGGATATAAAGTAAGAGTTCATGACTATGTATATGAGCCGCTTTCAAATGTAAGTGTAGAAGTAAAACTTATAGCACAGACTAATCAGGAAGTAGCAAATTTCCTTGATTCTTTAAAAATAGTCAGCGGATATGTTTGGAAAATCATTTCAAAAAGTGCAAGCAGAAGCTATCATAGTTATGGTGTTGCTTTTGATACTTTGCCTAAGAAAAATAACGGTAAGCAAATATATTGGGCTTGGACTAGGGTTAATAATAAAGCATGGTATGCTGTGCCTTATAATAAAAGATGGCATCCTCCTAAAGAAGTTGTTAAAGTTTTTGAAAAGTACGGATTTATATGGGGCGGTAAATGGCATAATTATGATACAATACATTTTGAATACAGACCTGAACTCATTATATACAATAAAATCAAAAATGATGAAGATGCTACATACGAACTCATAGAGAAGTACGGCATATTCTAA
- a CDS encoding motility associated factor glycosyltransferase family protein — translation MNNTIFTKNIELLNKNKYNFRAVKKLTEYNPQNNKYQLKQSKNNLFAVIYNNKPLTSLYNPMEEAKRLISQFIANNNEHIGIFLSIASFFHIEYFLSLNENNKAIIIEKDIEIVKLILSNLKLSNENILKNIILILNEDLETILAFFNFYMNDNDSKKIVYIRHVRASNIDDETREYYDNVNISLANSIKEKLMSLTSNYYFAPIWTRNILYNMHFNEGYSIKTFCNILKKEIPILLVSAGASADNYIENIKELSKTHFVLVLSHAFNSLIKNNIKPDAVISTDGGFYSSIHLKELLKKENENINIFTTHTAYPFPLTHIENKRIFYFSHDESFEKILYPINDDNNNNIYFYMEGSVIMPALRIAYMLNPKYILLAGCDFCHIDDKTHSKYSNASDYDYIKSSKLKTFESAKYKRLNDNQKIKCYDNVYRNTSSVLLSYKNHFESIIQEISEITDIFTLTIQSAFIKNVKIYNHKNLNSNNKNIEIKKYLKENIDKEKLVKEIDEFIKNINKENIDKNNLNNDVKNIADIISPWHVEKFEKSMISYEEIKNYMNKWYNDIKLLLY, via the coding sequence ATGAATAATACTATATTCACTAAAAATATAGAGCTTTTAAATAAAAATAAATATAATTTCAGAGCTGTAAAGAAATTAACAGAATATAATCCGCAAAATAATAAATATCAATTAAAACAGTCAAAAAATAATTTATTCGCTGTTATATATAATAATAAACCTTTAACTTCTCTATATAATCCAATGGAAGAAGCTAAAAGACTAATATCGCAATTTATAGCAAACAATAATGAACATATAGGAATATTTTTATCTATAGCTTCATTCTTTCACATAGAATATTTTTTATCTTTAAATGAAAATAATAAGGCAATCATAATAGAAAAAGACATAGAAATAGTTAAACTTATTCTATCAAATTTAAAACTTTCAAATGAAAATATATTAAAAAACATAATACTAATTCTAAATGAAGATTTAGAAACTATATTGGCATTTTTTAATTTTTATATGAATGATAATGATTCAAAAAAAATAGTTTATATAAGACATGTAAGAGCTTCAAATATAGACGATGAAACCAGAGAATATTATGATAATGTTAATATATCACTTGCAAACTCTATTAAAGAAAAATTAATGTCATTAACATCTAATTATTATTTTGCTCCTATATGGACTAGAAATATACTCTATAATATGCATTTCAATGAAGGATATTCTATAAAAACATTCTGCAATATATTAAAAAAAGAAATACCTATTTTATTAGTATCTGCCGGAGCTTCTGCCGATAACTATATAGAAAATATTAAAGAATTATCAAAAACTCATTTTGTACTAGTATTATCACATGCTTTTAATAGTTTAATAAAAAATAATATAAAACCTGATGCAGTTATATCAACAGACGGAGGTTTTTATTCTTCAATACATTTAAAAGAACTTCTTAAAAAAGAAAATGAAAATATAAATATATTCACTACACATACGGCATATCCTTTTCCTCTTACTCATATAGAAAATAAAAGAATATTCTATTTTTCACATGATGAAAGTTTTGAAAAAATACTATATCCTATAAACGATGATAACAATAATAATATATATTTCTATATGGAAGGAAGCGTTATAATGCCTGCTTTAAGAATAGCATATATGCTTAATCCTAAATATATATTGCTTGCAGGATGTGATTTTTGTCATATTGATGATAAAACCCATTCTAAATATTCAAATGCATCGGATTATGATTATATAAAAAGCAGTAAATTAAAAACTTTTGAATCTGCTAAATATAAAAGACTTAATGATAATCAAAAAATAAAATGCTATGATAATGTTTATAGAAATACATCTTCGGTACTTTTGAGTTATAAAAATCATTTTGAATCTATAATACAAGAGATTTCTGAAATTACGGATATTTTTACTTTGACTATTCAATCAGCATTCATAAAAAATGTAAAAATATACAATCATAAAAACTTAAATTCTAATAATAAAAATATAGAAATTAAAAAATATTTAAAAGAAAACATAGATAAAGAAAAACTAGTAAAAGAAATAGATGAATTCATAAAAAATATTAATAAAGAAAATATAGATAAAAATAATTTAAATAATGATGTTAAAAATATTGCTGATATAATATCACCTTGGCATGTTGAAAAATTTGAAAAATCTATGATAAGCTATGAAGAAATTAAAAATTATATGAATAAATGGTATAATGATATAAAATTACTGCTTTATTAA
- a CDS encoding lactate utilization protein produces MTVQEEYFQRLSLVLKEKFNKKGFAFDSFGNKEEAKKFVLSLIKENDTITFGGSTSVNQMGILEDLKGYKNFVDRNNKELKAEAEIKAFTSDVYLCSANAVTKNGDIVSTDGGGNRVAATIYGPKKVFLIVGRNKVCNTVEEAVKRVRNIAAGENSVRFKVDNPCCTGNMICDEENCDIENRLCAYTIIVNKCHIKERIHIIFIGEELGF; encoded by the coding sequence ATGACAGTTCAGGAAGAATATTTTCAAAGATTATCTTTGGTTTTAAAAGAAAAGTTTAATAAAAAAGGCTTTGCTTTTGACAGTTTCGGTAATAAGGAAGAGGCAAAAAAGTTTGTATTATCTCTTATAAAAGAGAATGATACTATTACATTTGGCGGAAGCACATCAGTTAATCAAATGGGCATATTAGAAGATTTGAAAGGCTATAAAAATTTTGTTGATAGAAATAATAAAGAATTAAAAGCAGAAGCAGAGATAAAAGCATTTACAAGCGATGTTTATTTGTGTTCGGCTAATGCTGTAACAAAGAATGGTGATATTGTATCTACAGACGGAGGCGGAAACAGAGTTGCTGCTACTATTTACGGACCTAAAAAAGTATTTTTGATTGTGGGAAGAAATAAAGTTTGTAATACTGTTGAAGAAGCTGTAAAAAGAGTAAGAAATATTGCCGCTGGAGAGAATTCTGTGAGATTTAAAGTAGATAATCCTTGCTGCACAGGTAATATGATTTGCGATGAGGAAAACTGCGATATAGAAAATAGATTATGTGCATATACTATTATAGTTAATAAATGTCATATAAAAGAAAGAATACATATAATATTTATAGGTGAAGAATTAGGATTTTAA
- a CDS encoding BspA family leucine-rich repeat surface protein: protein MSEKQFKPKTKEELKKLVQDESINLGSIDTSLIIDMSTLFFNNIREDFSGIETWDISNVTNMSGMFKNAVNFNHNINDWNVSNVTVMSAMFCGAKTFNQPLYKWDTSNVQYMMEMFKNAESFNQNINSWDVSNVTSMREMFYGCIMFNEPLDNWNTSKVDCMNGMFFGASKFNQPLNSWDIFNVEFMDNMFEIASNFNQPLDNWNTYNLTNIVNMFYNASSFNQDLNSWKTEKIEYMNQAFFNALSFNPDNIKNWNFKKVKEFDRIFNNVSLDLVLKIYSFQSSKSAAANLEEITNKFDKKEVYKLGLKYNKKAVSDVLKKLENMHYEELKELIDSKEDIIKEYKELEKSETKKDKKDSKQTKMHQPKNKNELIKLIADKTKLDKIDTSLITDMSNLFKDSKLKKFDGIETWNVSNVVNMESMFEGALAFNHNIEIWDVSKVENMSSMFKKCKKFDNPLNDWNVSKAADMRAMFANCESFNQPLDKWNVSNVKDMSSMFYYAESFNQNINNWDVSKVENMNSMFKGAINFNSALDKWNVSNVKDMSLMFCFTKSFNQPLNNWNLSNVISISQINNWNLSNVISISQMFHYASSFNQPLDNWDVSNVEYMNSVFYEAERFNQNLESWNVSKAEPNRMRDMFDNSAMENNTPSWYKD from the coding sequence ATGTCAGAAAAACAATTTAAGCCAAAAACTAAAGAAGAATTAAAAAAATTAGTTCAGGATGAAAGTATTAATCTTGGAAGTATTGATACAAGTTTAATAATAGATATGAGTACTTTATTTTTTAATAATATAAGAGAAGATTTTTCAGGTATAGAAACTTGGGACATTTCTAATGTAACAAATATGAGCGGTATGTTTAAAAATGCAGTTAATTTCAATCACAATATAAATGATTGGAATGTATCTAATGTTACAGTTATGTCTGCTATGTTTTGCGGTGCTAAAACCTTTAATCAGCCTTTATATAAATGGGATACTTCTAATGTTCAGTATATGATGGAGATGTTTAAGAATGCTGAAAGTTTTAATCAAAATATCAATAGCTGGGATGTTTCTAATGTAACAAGTATGAGAGAAATGTTTTACGGCTGTATAATGTTTAATGAACCTTTGGATAATTGGAATACTTCTAAAGTTGACTGTATGAATGGTATGTTTTTTGGAGCTTCAAAATTTAATCAGCCTTTAAATAGCTGGGATATTTTTAATGTAGAATTTATGGATAATATGTTTGAAATAGCTTCTAATTTTAATCAGCCTTTAGATAATTGGAATACTTATAATTTAACAAATATAGTAAATATGTTTTATAATGCCTCTTCATTTAATCAGGATTTAAACAGCTGGAAAACAGAAAAAATAGAATATATGAATCAAGCTTTTTTTAATGCTTTATCTTTTAATCCTGATAATATTAAAAATTGGAATTTTAAAAAAGTTAAAGAATTTGATAGAATTTTTAATAATGTTTCATTAGATTTAGTTTTAAAAATATATTCTTTTCAAAGCTCAAAATCTGCTGCAGCAAATCTTGAAGAAATTACAAATAAATTTGATAAAAAAGAAGTTTATAAACTAGGATTAAAATATAATAAAAAAGCAGTATCTGATGTTCTAAAAAAATTAGAAAATATGCATTATGAAGAATTAAAAGAGCTTATTGATAGTAAAGAGGATATTATAAAAGAGTATAAAGAATTAGAAAAATCAGAAACCAAAAAAGATAAAAAAGATAGTAAGCAAACTAAAATGCATCAGCCAAAAAATAAAAATGAATTAATAAAACTAATAGCAGATAAAACAAAACTTGATAAAATAGATACTTCTTTAATAACAGATATGAGCAATCTTTTTAAAGATTCTAAATTAAAAAAGTTTGACGGTATAGAAACTTGGAATGTATCTAATGTAGTAAATATGGAAAGTATGTTTGAAGGAGCATTAGCTTTTAATCATAATATTGAGATCTGGGACGTTTCAAAAGTTGAGAATATGAGTTCTATGTTTAAAAAATGCAAAAAATTTGATAATCCTCTTAATGATTGGAATGTATCTAAAGCTGCTGATATGAGAGCTATGTTTGCTAATTGTGAAAGTTTTAATCAGCCTTTAGACAAATGGAATGTATCTAATGTAAAAGATATGTCATCAATGTTTTATTATGCTGAAAGTTTTAATCAAAATATTAATAATTGGGACGTGTCTAAGGTTGAAAATATGAATAGTATGTTTAAAGGAGCTATTAATTTTAATAGTGCTTTAGACAAATGGAATGTATCTAATGTTAAAGATATGTCATTAATGTTTTGCTTTACTAAAAGTTTTAATCAGCCTCTTAATAATTGGAATCTTTCTAATGTTATAAGTATTAGTCAGATTAATAATTGGAATCTTTCTAATGTTATAAGTATTAGTCAGATGTTTCATTATGCTTCATCATTTAATCAGCCTTTGGATAATTGGGACGTTTCCAATGTAGAATATATGAACTCTGTATTTTATGAAGCTGAAAGATTTAATCAGAATTTAGAATCTTGGAATGTATCTAAAGCAGAGCCTAATCGTATGAGAGATATGTTTGATAACTCAGCAATGGAAAATAATACGCCTTCTTGGTATAAAGATTAA
- a CDS encoding BspA family leucine-rich repeat surface protein: MKYKPQTKKELKKLVEDESINLGSIDTSLITDMSELFRSSEREDFSGIETWDVSNVENMGSMFKGCKEFNQPLNSWNTNKVKDMSRMFDCCFKFNQPLDKWDTSNVGSMNNMFQECKSFNQDISNWNVSKVTNMNSMFNGCTSFNQNISNWNIKSVKYMSFMFANASSFNQDLNNWDISKVKSISFIFNHANSFKIIPHKWNFDNIKEDIDYILPEEMLDEIYSKKEPINLLCYLFYDKYYEDENLQKVDVKLWHKTLKNSINKKIISFVSRLEKDFENELKNEIEYHSNKIIFQNIEEAEEYVNNNYDKSFDKSIKFIDDKYTIFTKDRKTKIRLKMIRFIYGSYLKVKDNVVRLEIIDDIINLLDIESFRNVSYQIFLSDRSKLASRIICGIYGDGKIVEDYVKSLKKEFYPRSYYVYILALNKNKYALRLLCDASLKSKIESIKNAAELALETIANRMKVERYELDDLLVPDFNLDKNGERIVYAEDKEYKLFIDDNMELHIIINNKELKTPPKTFSKELKSEITFIKKEIKNIVKSQRDKMIYLLMNGRKYSYNFWKSVYIDNYLFNGYAVKLIWNLYDENNLFLTTFRYLTDGSFTDYDDKEVKINENNSISLAYVKEMDNDIIDKWKKQLSDYEIVQPINQLRVIDDLEKEFYSYNGEYKLSKLKNFVNKYPFNEYYEDYYTIYGYKFEDKVSGLVLDISTNGISRDNADFGDMIEIVLKILNISENNKDLVNRLMFGSILMLENLVQ, translated from the coding sequence ATGAAATACAAACCTCAAACAAAAAAAGAATTGAAAAAATTAGTGGAAGATGAAAGCATCAATCTTGGAAGTATTGATACAAGTTTAATAACTGATATGAGCGAATTATTTAGAAGTAGTGAAAGAGAAGATTTCTCAGGTATAGAAACTTGGGACGTATCTAATGTTGAAAATATGGGCAGTATGTTTAAAGGATGCAAAGAATTTAATCAGCCTCTAAATAGTTGGAATACCAATAAAGTCAAAGATATGTCAAGAATGTTTGACTGCTGTTTTAAATTTAATCAGCCTTTGGATAAATGGGATACTTCTAATGTCGGCAGTATGAACAATATGTTTCAAGAATGCAAATCTTTTAATCAAGACATTAGTAATTGGAATGTTTCAAAAGTAACAAATATGAATTCTATGTTTAATGGATGTACAAGCTTTAATCAAAATATAAGTAATTGGAATATAAAGAGCGTAAAATATATGAGCTTTATGTTTGCCAATGCTTCATCTTTTAATCAGGATTTAAATAACTGGGATATAAGCAAGGTAAAAAGCATTAGTTTTATATTTAATCATGCTAATAGTTTTAAAATAATTCCTCATAAATGGAATTTTGATAATATAAAAGAAGATATTGATTATATATTACCAGAAGAAATGCTTGATGAAATATATTCTAAAAAAGAACCTATTAATTTGTTATGCTATTTATTTTATGATAAATATTATGAAGATGAAAATTTACAAAAAGTAGATGTTAAATTATGGCATAAGACTTTAAAAAATTCAATTAATAAAAAAATTATTTCTTTTGTTTCAAGATTAGAAAAAGATTTTGAAAATGAACTTAAAAATGAAATAGAATATCATTCTAATAAAATAATTTTTCAAAATATTGAAGAGGCAGAAGAATATGTTAATAATAATTATGATAAGTCATTTGATAAAAGTATAAAATTTATAGATGATAAATATACTATATTTACTAAAGACAGAAAAACAAAAATAAGGTTAAAGATGATTAGATTTATTTATGGAAGTTATTTAAAAGTTAAAGATAATGTTGTAAGATTAGAAATTATTGATGATATTATTAATTTGCTTGATATAGAAAGTTTTAGAAATGTATCTTATCAAATATTTTTAAGCGACAGAAGTAAATTAGCTTCAAGAATTATTTGCGGTATATATGGAGATGGTAAAATAGTAGAAGATTATGTAAAAAGTTTAAAAAAAGAATTTTATCCTCGTTCATACTATGTTTATATTTTAGCTTTAAATAAAAATAAATATGCATTAAGATTACTTTGCGATGCATCTTTAAAATCAAAAATAGAAAGTATAAAAAATGCAGCCGAATTAGCACTTGAAACTATAGCTAATAGAATGAAAGTTGAAAGATATGAATTAGATGATTTATTAGTTCCTGATTTTAATCTTGATAAGAATGGCGAGAGAATAGTATATGCTGAAGATAAAGAATATAAACTTTTTATTGATGATAATATGGAGCTTCATATTATCATCAATAATAAAGAATTAAAAACACCACCTAAAACTTTTTCTAAAGAGTTAAAATCAGAAATAACTTTTATTAAAAAGGAAATAAAAAATATTGTAAAAAGTCAAAGAGATAAAATGATATATCTTTTAATGAATGGAAGAAAATATTCTTATAATTTTTGGAAATCTGTTTATATAGATAATTATCTTTTTAATGGGTATGCTGTTAAATTAATTTGGAACTTATATGATGAAAATAATTTGTTTTTAACAACATTCAGATATTTAACTGATGGAAGTTTTACAGATTATGATGATAAAGAAGTAAAAATCAATGAAAATAATTCTATTAGTTTAGCATATGTAAAAGAAATGGATAATGATATTATAGATAAATGGAAAAAGCAATTATCAGATTATGAGATTGTTCAGCCTATTAATCAATTAAGAGTTATTGATGATTTAGAAAAAGAATTTTATTCATATAATGGTGAATATAAATTATCTAAGTTAAAAAATTTTGTTAATAAATATCCTTTTAATGAATATTATGAAGATTATTACACAATATATGGATATAAATTTGAAGATAAAGTAAGCGGTTTAGTATTAGATATATCAACGAACGGTATTAGCAGAGATAATGCTGACTTTGGAGATATGATAGAAATAGTATTAAAAATATTAAATATATCAGAAAATAATAAAGATTTAGTTAATAGATTGATGTTTGGTTCTATCTTGATGCTTGAAAATTTAGTACAATAA